The following DNA comes from Janthinobacterium sp. TB1-E2.
ATCTTCATTGCCGTGGTCGCCTTCAATTCGCTGGGCCTGCTGCCAGCGGACACCGTGGCCGCCATTACCGAACTCGACACGGCCCTGCTGGCCATGGCCATGGCGGCCCTGGGTTTGACGACGCATATGTCGGCCATCCGCCGCGCCGGCATCAAGCCCCTGTTGCTGGCCGGCCTGTTGTTCTGCTGGCTGATCGCCGGTGGCGCCGCCATCAACCACGTGGTTGCCAGCCTGTTTGCCTGACCTTGAGCCGGATTCAAGCCGGGACCGCTGACGCGGGAGCCGAAAACTTCGTACAATACAGGTGTTTTGACTCTCAAACCGGCTTCGGCCCCACCCAGGAACATCCATGCACCTCTCGAACTGGCTGCTTTTCTGCAGCGTCGCCCTGCTCGTCACGTTTTCTCCCGGCCCGGCCGTCTTGCTGGCCATCTCGAATGCCATCGCCGTCGGCCCGCGCCGCGCGATGATCAGCAGCATGGGCAATGGGTTTGGCCTGTTCATCATTTCCGGCGTGGCCATGGCCGGCATGGGCGTCGTGCTCGCCACCTCGGCCACGGCCTTCATGCTGCTGAAACTGGCTGGCGCCCTGTACCTCGTGTACCTGGGCATCAAGCAATGGCGCAGCAAGACCAGCGTCGTGGCCGATGCGCCCGTAGTGGCTGGCGCGGCGAATCCGAATTCCTTCTGGAAACTCTTCCGCCAGGGCTTGACGGTGGCGCTGACCAATCCGAAAGCCATCCTGTTCTTCTCGGCACTGTTTCCGCAATTCATCACGCCGGGCGAACCCGTGGCCATCCAGTTCACCGTGCTGACGACCTCGTTTGTCGCCTGCGCCATGCTGGCCCACTTGTTCTACGCCAACCTGGCGCGCCTGCTGAAAACCCAGCTGGCCACGCCGGGCCGCGCCAAGCTGTTCAACCGCATCACGGGCGGCGCCTTCGTCTTGCTGGGCTTGAGCCTGCTGCGCCTGCGCAGCAAGGCCGCATAATTACTGTAGTAAAAACGTCTCGATGCTGGCCACCAGGGCCAGCGGCGTTTCATTCATCGGATAGTGTCCCGCATTGCCCAGCACCTCAAGCCGGGCTTGCGGGTACCACGCCAGATACGTGCGCCGCATCAGGGCCGCATCGAAACGCGGGTCGTGCTCCCCCACCAGCGCCAGCAACGGTAGTTCCACGTGCGCCGCCTTGATGTCTTCGCTGAAATCCGTCCCGCTCCACGCGAGAAAATAGGCGGCAAACGCCGCTTGGTCCGCACTTTCCCAAGAATATTTCGCCTTCCAGTCCAGCCAGGCGGCTGGCAAGCGTTCGCCCGTGCTACGGTTGATGATGGCGCGCCGCGCCTGCACTTTGCCACTGGCGTCGAGAAACAGTTGCCGCGCCGCCCCATCGAGCGCCACGCCACAGCTGGGTACAGGCGCCACGGCCACCAGTTTGCGCAGGCGCAAGGGCGCCAGCAAGGCCAGCCGTTCCAGCGCCATGCCGCCCATCGAGTGTCCCACCACACTGAAGGTGGCAAAGCCCAGCGCATCGGCCAAGGCCAGCGCGTCACGGGCGACCTCGTCCATCGAGTAGTTGCCCTGCGCACCGCGCATGCCGCCATAGCCGCGATTGTCCATGAAGACATAGCTGAAAGCGCCACCATCGAGGGCCGCTTCCATCGGCGCGAATGCGTGCGCGTCGCCAAACCAGCCGTGCAGCACGACGACGGCGTGGGGACCATGGCCCACGCGATGACAGGTATTGTGCATGTTTACTCCTGAAAAAGAGTGCATGGTAGGTGGCCAGCCGTCGGCCCGCCTTCGATGTCAGGTCAAATACTGTAGAGTATGGGCCATGGATGATTTTTATACGGAAGTGCCGCGCCCCTTGATCGCCACGACGCGCGACTATGGCGCAGGCGCAATGTTTCCCAGCCACAGCCATGCGCGCGGGCAATTCGCTTATGCGGCGCAGGGCGTCATCAGCGTGCACACGCCGCAAGGCAACTGGCTGGTGCCGCCGCAACGGGCTTGCTGGGTACCGGCCGAGCTCGTCCACGGCATGCGCATGCATGGCGCCGTGACCATGCACAACGTGTTTATCCGCGCCGCCGCCATCGACGGGGCCGGCTTGCCGCCCCACTGCCAGGTGCTGGACACACCGCCGCTGCTGCGCCAGTTGCTGGCCGAGGCAGTGACCGTCGACGCCCTGTATGCGGAACAATCGCGGGCCGGACGACTGATGGCCTTGCTGCTCGATGAGATTGCCGCTGCCAGGCCCCTGCCCCTGAGTGCGCCTTTGCCACAGGAACCGCGGCTGGCGCGGCTGTGTACGGAGATGCTGCAGCAACCGAGCCTGGACAGCAGCCTCGATGCGATGGCGGCGCAGGCAGGCATGAGCCGGCGCACCTTTACGCGGCAATTCCGCATCCAGACGGGGCTGGCCTTTGCCCAATGGCGCCAGCAAGCGTGCCTGCTGGCCGCCATCACGCGGCTGGCCGAGGGGCAAGCCGTCACCAGGATCGCGCTCGACCTCGGTTATGCCAGCCCCAGCGCCTTCACGGCCGCCTTCCGCCGCGTGCTGGGCCAGGCGCCCAGCGATTATCTGGACTAGGAGATGATGGCGGCGATGCGCCGCGCCAGCGCCTGCGCCAGTTTCTGCACATGGTAGCCGTCGACAAAGCCATGGTGGGCTTGCGTGGAAAACGGCACGCGCATGCGGCCATCGTCCTGCGCCGGACCGAACCTGCCCCAGGTAAAAGTCGGGATGTCGGCGTCGCGGTGACGGTAAATCGGGTGCTCGATGGCCGCCAGTTCCAGCCATGGCAGGCAGGTGATGAAGATATTGTTGCGCTGCTCGCGCTCGGACTCTCCCTCACCCGTGTTGATCAGCGCGCTGCTCGCTTCGGCCAGGCGTTTCGCTTCCAGGCTGCGCGCGATGAATAGATCGAGCTGGTCCGTCATCGCGAAGCGCGTGTAGTTGAGGTTCTCGTCGCCGTTGATGACGGTGTACGAGGCGGGGAAATCATCGATCCTGATCACTTCGCCCTGGTGGATGCGGTACATGAAATTGTCGATCTCCCTGACTGTATTGAGCAGGCAGAACAGGAAAAAGTGGAATACGGGGATTTTCCGTTCCTTGCACCAGGGACGGAAATCCGGCACATCGAGCTGGAAGTTGATGTTGACGAGGGGATTATCAAACGCCCGGAACAAGTCATAGCGGTCGCGCCGCTTTTCAAAATTTTTCATGCGGCGAGTGTAGACGATGGGGTGATCGCGGGCAAGCTGTACTGCCATCGCCCCGGATGATTCAATTGGAGAACGGCAGGCAGACAAAGTATTCGCTGCCGACGTCCTGGAACAAGGTAACTTCTTCAGCGCCTGCCTGCCTGGTGAACGCAAAGCTTGCATACTCACCCGAACGGGTGCCATCGGCATGCGCCACCTCCTGTGCATACCGCATCGCATACACGGCCTTGATGTCGCTCATATTTGGCACGTTCGTGAGCCGCCGGATGCGTCCCTTGTCCAGCGAAACGCCGAGCGTCCAATATGATCCGGCATGGAACTCCGCCAATCCGGCCTGGTCCGAGTAATGCAGCAACAGGACAGGCGCGATGCCGCTGTTGCCGAATACCGGTTTGCTGCCCAAGGCAGCAAGAAGACGGCCGCAGAGCAAATTATCGCCCTCATGAAAGAACATATTTTTGTAGAACAATTCCTTTTGCGCAAGTATATGCGCGCAGGCCAGTTCAGCAGCCTGGGCATCCCCGATGTTAGCGAGTTGTGGCATGTTTAGCTCTTGAAATGCGTCAAATGATAATTTAAAGGCAATTTTCCATACCCCTCAGTTTGCCAAACCCCGCTGCACCTTCCACGCCAGCGGCAAAGTGAGCAGCAATACGGCCGCCAGCGCCAGCAAGGCAGTGTTCACGCTCGTATGGTCGCCCAGCGCGCCGAACAGCACGGGCGAAAGCGCCCCGCCGCCGATGCTGCCCGTGTAGAACAGGGCAAACGCGTGCTCGCGCTTGCCGGGCTCGGCCAGTTCCGGCACGGCGCCGTACAGCACGGACGAGGTGCCGTTCAGCGCCAGCCCCAGCAGTGGCAGCATGGCCATGACGCCGGCCAGCGGCAGCCACAGGGCCAGCACGATCAGCAGCGAGGTCATCGATTCCGTCAGCCACACGGTCTTCATCATGCCGATGCGCGCGCCCAGATAGCCGCACAGCAGCTTGCCGAAGGCGCCGCCCACGAACAGCAAGGACAGGGCCACGCCGATGCCGGCCGTGCCCGCCCCCTTGCTTTTCAGCAGGAATGGCAGGAAAGTGAGAAAACCCATGCGCACGGCGCTGTCCAGGGTGCCCGTGGCCAGCAAGGCGCGGAAACTCGCTGGCGAGCCATTACTCGCGATGGGCTTGCTAACTTTTTTCTGGCTGACCTGGATGTCGCCGGGCTTGGGCAGCAGCCACCACAGCAAGCCGGCCGCCGCCAGCCCCAGCAAGCCCAGCAGCGAGACGCTGGCTTGCCAACTGCAGACCAATAACAGCAAGCCCACCAGCGCGGGTATCAAGGTCTTGCCGATATCGCCGGCAAAGTTGTAGTGTGACAGCGCTTCCTTCACACCGCCACCCGCCTCGTGCGTATCGGTGACGATGGACGAGGCCAGCGGATGCTGGGTGCTGGCACCCAGGCCGCCCAGCAGCAAGGCGAACAGCAGCACGGCCAGGCCGCCCGCCTGCCCCGCGACCAGGTAGGCGACGCCGGCCAGCGCCGTGCCGCCCACGAGCAGGCGCTCGCGTCCCCAGCGCCGGCCATGCGGCTGGCCAGCAACTGGAAACCGGCCATCATGCCCGAGTACGAACCGCGCAACAGCCCTACCATGGCATAGCTGATGGCAAACTGCGCCTGCCAGATGGGCAAGAGCACATAGATCACGTCCGTCAAGCCGTCATGCACGGCATGTGCACTGCAGGCGGCGAACAGCGAACGGCGGCGCAGGGACTTGTCGGTAGCGGTGGACGTGGCGGACAGCGCGGTGGCGGAGGGGTCGGTCATGAATGACGATACATGCGGGAAATCACGAGGCGATCAGCTTACACCAATCGGCGCGGATCATCTTGATTTGGCAACGCCAAGCAAGCTTGCGCCGCACTAGCATTGATTGCCTAGCGCCTGGCGCCACGCATGCTCGAAGTCCGCCTGGCAAATTTCCACGCCGGAAAACTCGGCATGGGCATTGATCTCGTCTAGCGGTGGGACTGGCACGCTCCCCAGTTCGACAGCCATCGATGCCGCCGTAACATGGGCGAAACCGACGCCGCCATCGATGAAAAATTCCAGTTTGCGCGTTTCATAACCATTACGGTCAAGCTCGGACATCAGGCGCACCGGATCAGCCTTGTTCTCATGGAACCATGTGACGTCGATATAGCGCATCGGAAAATTCCCGCATTGAGAGAAAGATAATGCAAATATAGCATGCTCCAATGGAACTCTGATGCAACTAGCGTCGCTGTCAGCTTCGGTCGAGGCTGACAGCGACGCTAGGCAAGCCGCCGTACTTATCCTTACTTGGCCATCGCATCCTTGGCCATGCCATCCTTCTTCATTTCATCCTTCTTCATGCCGTCTTTCGCCATGGCATCTTTCGCCATGCCATCCTTGGCCATGTGATCCTTTTTCATGTGCTTCTTGGCCATCGGCTTCTTCATACCGTCCTTGCCCATCGCATCCTTGTGCATGGCATCGGCCGAAGCATCCTTGGCCATCGGATCTTTTTTCATGGCGTCCTGGGCGAAAGCGGCGCCCGACATGAGGATGGCGGAAGCGATGATGGCGGTGATAGTGGTTTTCATGATAAGTCCTTGTCTCAGTGTGGGATGGGCGAGATTGCCCGGTGGTAAAGCTGTTGCTGTGCTACAGGTGTTGCCAAAAGTAATCAAGAGCCGCCGAACCAGTTGTATCCCTGATTCTCCCAATACCCTCCCGGGTAGGAATTCGTGACGAAAATCGCCTGGATGTGCTTGGGGTTCTTGTAGCCCAGCTTGGTCGGCATGCGCAGTTTCATCGGGTAGCCATATTTCGGCGGCAATTCCTGGCCGTCATACGTCAGGGCCATGATGGTTTGCGGGTGCAGGGCCGTGGCCATGTCGATGCTCGTAAAATAATCGTCGGCGCATTTGAAGCCGATGTATTTGGCCGTCGTGTCGGCGCCCACCCGCTTGAGGAAGTGAGAAAACGGCACGCCGCCCCACTTGCCGATGGCGCTCCAGCCTTCCACGCAGATGTGGCGCGTCACCTGCGTTTCCTGCGGCAAGGCGCGCAGCTGCGGCAGGGTCCAGGGCTTCTTGTCGGCGATCAGGCCGCTCAATTCCAGGCGCCAGGCGTCGCCATCGATCTCTTCCACTTCATCCTCGCCGTAATACGCGTTGAAGGGAAACGGCCGCGTGATCATGGAATCGGGATACGTGGGCGCCAGCTTGCTCGGGTCGAACAGCCAGCCTTGCACCTTGTCATTGAAGCGCGACACCGCCGTCAAGGCTGTCTCGATGCCGGTCGGGTCGCTGGCGTTGCAGCCCGTCAGCAAGGACAGGCCGCCCAGGGTCAAGCTGCGCTGCAGGAAAAGGCGGCGCGACGGCTGCTTGATCTGGCGCAAGGCGTCGGCCAGCATGGCCTGGCCCTGCTCTTGCACGATGATGGTTTTTTTCATGCTCATCTCCTTAGCGGCCGCGCAGCATGGCGACCAGGGTGCGCGGCACCAGCGCCACCATCAGCAGGTGCACGCCGACAAAGCCCGTCAGCAGTGCCATGGCGATGAAGTGGACCCTGCGCGCGCTCTCGTAGCCGCCCATCAGCTCGCGCAGCAGGGGAAATTGCACGGATTTCCACAGCACCAGGCCGGACAGCACCAGCACGATGCAGTCGAGCATGACGAACAGGTAGGCGGCGCGCTGCACCATGTTGTAGTGGCGCGGGTCCGCATGGGCCAGCTTGCCCTTCAGCGCGGCGATGAAATCAGCCAGCAGCAAGCGCGGCGACAGGGGAAAGAACTGGCGCCGCAGCCGCCCCGAGACGATATTGATGATCAGATACAGCAAGCCATTGGCCACCAGCAGCCACATGGCGGCGAAATGCCATTGCAGGGCGCCGCCGAGCCAGCCTCCCAGGGTCAGGACGCGCGGCAGTTCGAACGGGAAGAACGGCGCCGCGTTATAGATGCGCCAGCCGCTGGTGGCCAGCACCACGACGGCCACGGCGTTGAGCCAGTGCGTGATGCGCAGCCAGGCTGGGTGGATCACGCTTGCTTGTCCGTTCATCACATCGCTCCCTTCGCGCAGGATGCCGTGCTGACGGCTTGCAGGATGGCGCTGCTGTCGCTGCGCTGCACGAAGGCCACCGCTTGCAGCTGCTCCGGGCGCCAGCTGGCGGGCAGCTTGACTTCACGGCGCAGCTGGGCACGGCCTTGCTCCAGCGCAACTGGCCCCAGCCACAGGCGCACGGCCGCATCGTGATGCAGGGTGGCGCCGCGATTTTCGCCGCGCAGCACTTTGGACACGATGGCGCTTTCGCTGATGGCCACGTACAGTTGGCCGCTCGTCTGCGCGTCCGGCGCGCTGGCATTGGCTTCAAGCACCAGTTTCCCACCGGGCCCCGGCGTGGCGGACAGGCCGATGTTGACGGGCGCGGCGGTGGCGTTGATGCGGCGGATGGCGGCCGGCAGTTGCGTATCCCAGCTGCGCAATTCCGTGCCGCCCACAAAAAACTGGGGCGTGTAGGCCACGTGGCGCGGCTGGTGGCGCAGCAATTCGGCCTGGCGCGCATCGAATTGCGCCTGCGCCAGCGGGTCCGTCCAGCCGATCTGGTCCCAGTAGGTGACGTGCAAGGCCAGCGGCACGATCAGGCTGGCCTCTCCCGCTTCCTTGCGCAAGGCGCTCAGGCGCTGGTCGGCGGGCGGGCAGCTGGAGCAGCCTTCGCTGCTGTAGAGCTCCACCAGCGCCGCCGTCTGCGGCCCACTTTGCACGGCGCAGCGCTGGCCGACTGCCATTTGCGCCATGGCCGGGGCGGCCACAGCCATGCTCAGGACGGGTAAAAGCAGTGTTGCAAGGCGGTGCTTGATGTCCATGGTCGTTACCCGGTATATTGAATTAAGAAGCGTGCTTGCCTGTCAATTCGCCGCATGCCGCGGATTGGTTACAGCCACCCTCCATTATTTTTTGAATTTATTTTTTTCAACGCCTGTCACCAAAGGCCTGCATGCAACGAATACCTGTAAGCGAACACCTGCATGGCACGGAATTGCGGCTGCATGGCTTGATGCTGCGCGGGCTCGATGGCGATGCGGCGGCCTACCGCAGTTTTTTGCAGGCAAGCAGCCAGCACTTGCGCGCGTTTTTCCGGCGCCGCCTGCTGCGCTGGCCGGACGAGGTGGAAGACCTGGTGCAGGAGTGTCTGCTGGCCATCCACAACCAGCGCTTGACGTATGACACGGGGGTGCCGCTGACGTCGTGGATCCATGCGATCGCGCGCTATAAGTTGATCGACTGGCTGCGCCGGCATGGGCGGCGCGAGGCACAGCACTTGCCGTATGACGAAGAAGATAGCGCGCAGGAACTGTTTTCCAGCGCCGATGCCGAGGCGGCCGAGGCCAGCCGCGACCTGGGCAAGCTGCTGGCCACCTTGCCGGCGCAGCAGCGCGACGCCATCGTGCATACCAAGCTCGACGGCTGGTCCGTGCGCGACACGGCCGCGGCCATGCAGATTTCGGAAGCCAGCGTCAAAGTGGCAGTACATCGCGGCTTGAAGGCACTGGCAGCCAACTTGAGGATAACGACACCATGAAAACCGATGACTTGATATCCATGCTGGCCAACGGCCCCGACGTGGCAGCCGCCCCGCCCCCGGGCACGCACTGGCGTGCCGCGTCCACGTTGGGCGCCGGACTGCTGGCCAGCGTGACGCTGATGGTCATGCTGCTGGGCGTGCGGCCCAATTTGGAACAGCTGGCCCTGCTGCCCGACTTCTGGATCAAGGTCGGTTTCGTCATCTGCCTCTCCCTGGCGGCCTGGCACGTCAGCCGCCGCCTGTGCGTGCCGGGCGCCGCCACGCGCGCCCTGCCCCTGCTGCTCGCCATGCCGCTGCTGCTGATGTGGGCGCTGGGCGCCATCATCCTGCAGGCAGCCCTGCCCGAACAACGCGCCGAGCTGTTCTGGGGCGCCACCTGGCGCAGCTGTCCCTTGCTCATCGCCCTGCTGTCGCTGCCCATCCTGGCCGCCGTGCTGCGCCTGATGCGCCAGCTGGCGCCCACGCGCTTGCGCCTGGCCGGCGCTGCCGCCGGGTTTGCCGCCGGCGCCATGGCGGCCCTCGTGTACTGCCTGCACTGCCCCGAGCTGGCCGCCAGTTTCGTCGGTTTCTGGTACGTGCTGGGCATGCTGGTGCCAACTGCCATCGGCGCGGCCATCGGCCCCAAAGTGCTGGCCTGGTAAGCACACTCTCCCCGCAAGCGGGACGCCGGTCAAGCGGGTTTCGAGCGTCTATCGTATCCATATCCGCATACTCACGCATTCCCACGTGCCCCGCGCACGCCTTCGCAAACGCCGCGACATAGCGCAACAGGCTATCGCCATCACTGGCGGCGGCGTCTCTTCTTGTCCACAAAATATTTTTTCTTACTGACGTGCAATATCCACGTAGATTCGACCTCGTGCGCCAGCCCCCTGACGATCGACGGCCGTTCATTCCGCTGCCTAAAAATAATTTGCAAGGAATGAATCCGATCGTGCTGGCGCCCCGTACAACTGATGCAGCCCCGTAATTCCCGCTAGTCCTACGTATGCACATAACAATCAGGGAGAATCGACATGTCATTGTTACACTCGAAAACCGCACTGGG
Coding sequences within:
- a CDS encoding molybdopterin-dependent oxidoreductase encodes the protein MSMKKTIIVQEQGQAMLADALRQIKQPSRRLFLQRSLTLGGLSLLTGCNASDPTGIETALTAVSRFNDKVQGWLFDPSKLAPTYPDSMITRPFPFNAYYGEDEVEEIDGDAWRLELSGLIADKKPWTLPQLRALPQETQVTRHICVEGWSAIGKWGGVPFSHFLKRVGADTTAKYIGFKCADDYFTSIDMATALHPQTIMALTYDGQELPPKYGYPMKLRMPTKLGYKNPKHIQAIFVTNSYPGGYWENQGYNWFGGS
- a CDS encoding DUF1223 domain-containing protein, producing MDIKHRLATLLLPVLSMAVAAPAMAQMAVGQRCAVQSGPQTAALVELYSSEGCSSCPPADQRLSALRKEAGEASLIVPLALHVTYWDQIGWTDPLAQAQFDARQAELLRHQPRHVAYTPQFFVGGTELRSWDTQLPAAIRRINATAAPVNIGLSATPGPGGKLVLEANASAPDAQTSGQLYVAISESAIVSKVLRGENRGATLHHDAAVRLWLGPVALEQGRAQLRREVKLPASWRPEQLQAVAFVQRSDSSAILQAVSTASCAKGAM
- a CDS encoding LysE family translocator, which encodes MHLSNWLLFCSVALLVTFSPGPAVLLAISNAIAVGPRRAMISSMGNGFGLFIISGVAMAGMGVVLATSATAFMLLKLAGALYLVYLGIKQWRSKTSVVADAPVVAGAANPNSFWKLFRQGLTVALTNPKAILFFSALFPQFITPGEPVAIQFTVLTTSFVACAMLAHLFYANLARLLKTQLATPGRAKLFNRITGGAFVLLGLSLLRLRSKAA
- a CDS encoding DUF6881 domain-containing protein; its protein translation is MRYIDVTWFHENKADPVRLMSELDRNGYETRKLEFFIDGGVGFAHVTAASMAVELGSVPVPPLDEINAHAEFSGVEICQADFEHAWRQALGNQC
- a CDS encoding sigma-70 family RNA polymerase sigma factor produces the protein MQRIPVSEHLHGTELRLHGLMLRGLDGDAAAYRSFLQASSQHLRAFFRRRLLRWPDEVEDLVQECLLAIHNQRLTYDTGVPLTSWIHAIARYKLIDWLRRHGRREAQHLPYDEEDSAQELFSSADAEAAEASRDLGKLLATLPAQQRDAIVHTKLDGWSVRDTAAAMQISEASVKVAVHRGLKALAANLRITTP
- a CDS encoding CatA-like O-acetyltransferase encodes the protein MKNFEKRRDRYDLFRAFDNPLVNINFQLDVPDFRPWCKERKIPVFHFFLFCLLNTVREIDNFMYRIHQGEVIRIDDFPASYTVINGDENLNYTRFAMTDQLDLFIARSLEAKRLAEASSALINTGEGESEREQRNNIFITCLPWLELAAIEHPIYRHRDADIPTFTWGRFGPAQDDGRMRVPFSTQAHHGFVDGYHVQKLAQALARRIAAIIS
- a CDS encoding DUF1109 domain-containing protein, with the translated sequence MKTDDLISMLANGPDVAAAPPPGTHWRAASTLGAGLLASVTLMVMLLGVRPNLEQLALLPDFWIKVGFVICLSLAAWHVSRRLCVPGAATRALPLLLAMPLLLMWALGAIILQAALPEQRAELFWGATWRSCPLLIALLSLPILAAVLRLMRQLAPTRLRLAGAAAGFAAGAMAALVYCLHCPELAASFVGFWYVLGMLVPTAIGAAIGPKVLAW
- a CDS encoding alpha/beta hydrolase; amino-acid sequence: MHNTCHRVGHGPHAVVVLHGWFGDAHAFAPMEAALDGGAFSYVFMDNRGYGGMRGAQGNYSMDEVARDALALADALGFATFSVVGHSMGGMALERLALLAPLRLRKLVAVAPVPSCGVALDGAARQLFLDASGKVQARRAIINRSTGERLPAAWLDWKAKYSWESADQAAFAAYFLAWSGTDFSEDIKAAHVELPLLALVGEHDPRFDAALMRRTYLAWYPQARLEVLGNAGHYPMNETPLALVASIETFLLQ
- a CDS encoding helix-turn-helix transcriptional regulator, translated to MDDFYTEVPRPLIATTRDYGAGAMFPSHSHARGQFAYAAQGVISVHTPQGNWLVPPQRACWVPAELVHGMRMHGAVTMHNVFIRAAAIDGAGLPPHCQVLDTPPLLRQLLAEAVTVDALYAEQSRAGRLMALLLDEIAAARPLPLSAPLPQEPRLARLCTEMLQQPSLDSSLDAMAAQAGMSRRTFTRQFRIQTGLAFAQWRQQACLLAAITRLAEGQAVTRIALDLGYASPSAFTAAFRRVLGQAPSDYLD
- a CDS encoding cytochrome b/b6 domain-containing protein codes for the protein MNGQASVIHPAWLRITHWLNAVAVVVLATSGWRIYNAAPFFPFELPRVLTLGGWLGGALQWHFAAMWLLVANGLLYLIINIVSGRLRRQFFPLSPRLLLADFIAALKGKLAHADPRHYNMVQRAAYLFVMLDCIVLVLSGLVLWKSVQFPLLRELMGGYESARRVHFIAMALLTGFVGVHLLMVALVPRTLVAMLRGR
- a CDS encoding pentapeptide MXKDX repeat protein, translated to MKTTITAIIASAILMSGAAFAQDAMKKDPMAKDASADAMHKDAMGKDGMKKPMAKKHMKKDHMAKDGMAKDAMAKDGMKKDEMKKDGMAKDAMAK